In Gemmatimonadaceae bacterium, the sequence TCGCGCTCGGCTGGCACCTGTCGCCCGAACTCGCCGCCTACACCCCGCGCGGCGGGGCATTGCTCCAGATCACGCTGCGCGACGCGTCGGGCGTCGAGATCCGCGACGCGACGGTGAAGGTCGCGGCGTTCTTCAACGCGCGCGCCAACGACGTCATCGACACCACGCTGACGCGGGATTTCGCCGGCTACAACGTGCGTCTCCCCGTCACGCATGGCGGGGTGTGGGAGTTGCAGTTCGACGTGACGCGGGGCAGCCAGCGATTCACCGCGACGTCGCGCGTCGAGGCCGTGGCGGCGGGAAACGGGACGTGACCCTGCTCTTGGGCGTCCTCGTCGCCAGCCTGGTGGGCAGCATCCACTGCGCGGCGATGTGCGGTGGTTTCGTGTGCGTGTACGCCGGCGCCTCGACACCACGCGGGCTTGCCAATCTTCCCGCCCACGTCGCGTACAACGGCGGCCGCCTCGTGTCGTACGTAGTGCTGGGAATCGTGGCCGGTGCGATCGGCGCTCGCGTCGACGACCTGGGCCGGTTCGCCGGGATGAGCCGAGGGGCCGCCATCCTGGCGGGCACGCTGATGGTGGCTTGGGCACTAGGCATCATGGCCGCGTCGCTTGGCATGCGGGTGCCGGGCACGCTGGCGCCGGAGTGGGCGAAGCGCCGGCTTGGCGCCGCACTCGTCGCCATGCGCGACCGTCCACCGGTAGCCCGCGCCGCCGTCACCGGGCTATTGACGACGCTCCTGCCCTGCGGCTGGCTGTACACGTTCGTCGTCACCGCCGGCGGAACCGGCAGTGGGCTTGGCGGCGCCGGCGTGATGCTCGCGTTCTGGCTGGGCACCGTGCCGGTGCTGCTCGGGCTCGGGCTGGGGGCTCAGCGGCTGCTAGGGCCCGTGGCTCGGCGGCTCCCGCTGGCGAGTGCGGCGTTGGTGTTGGTGCTTGGGCTTCTCTCGATTGCCGGACGCGTCCATCCGCCCGCCATGAACATGCGCATGCACGCCGGCGCTCCGACCGCCGCGGCTGCGCCCCAAGCGACGGCGATGGACTCGAGCCATGCAGGCCACTGAACGCGCCGCGCTGGCGCCCCCGGCGGGCGCCCGCGCCGAAGCGCCGTCGGAGGTGACCTGCACGCACTGCGGGCTCCCGGTACCGAGCGGGCTCGTCGAGCCCGGAGCGCCGCACC encodes:
- a CDS encoding FixH family protein: MKRGAGWPIAVAAILAATVGLNGWMYRVANDDPSFAIEPNYYQKAVDWDSTMAQERQNLALGWHLSPELAAYTPRGGALLQITLRDASGVEIRDATVKVAAFFNARANDVIDTTLTRDFAGYNVRLPVTHGGVWELQFDVTRGSQRFTATSRVEAVAAGNGT
- a CDS encoding sulfite exporter TauE/SafE family protein; the encoded protein is MTLLLGVLVASLVGSIHCAAMCGGFVCVYAGASTPRGLANLPAHVAYNGGRLVSYVVLGIVAGAIGARVDDLGRFAGMSRGAAILAGTLMVAWALGIMAASLGMRVPGTLAPEWAKRRLGAALVAMRDRPPVARAAVTGLLTTLLPCGWLYTFVVTAGGTGSGLGGAGVMLAFWLGTVPVLLGLGLGAQRLLGPVARRLPLASAALVLVLGLLSIAGRVHPPAMNMRMHAGAPTAAAAPQATAMDSSHAGH